In Pseudorasbora parva isolate DD20220531a chromosome 20, ASM2467924v1, whole genome shotgun sequence, a single window of DNA contains:
- the LOC137049931 gene encoding tripartite motif-containing protein 16-like protein gives MAEARFSQGEFLCPVCLDLLKDPVAIPCGHSYCKSCITVCWDQEDQKRGYRCPQCRQSFSPRPALARNTILAEVVEKLKKTTLAEDRYAGDGDVRCDVCTGRRTHKAVKSCLVCVNSYCQEHLQQHESFFKGKRHELTDATGRLPEKQKQLKETRRLFQQRIQQREKDLQRLREAVESYKRSAQTAVEESEKIFTQLIRSIERSCSEVTQRIRDQEQSALSRAEGGLEQLEQEIDDLRSRDAELEELEDTQDHTHFLQSFQSLSAPPESTESTEVPNISFSSLFSFDGLREYVCQLGEKLEDFCKEEFKKISDRVTFTNTVPKTRNDFLQYSHQLTLDPNTTNKRLHLSEKNKVITHAYIDQPYPDHPDRFLVWEQMLCRESVCGRSYWEVEWSGNGVFISVSYKSICRKGWGNECLFGCNDQSWCLDCSPDSYSFRHNSIETDLPVKPISSKDNRVGVYVDPGAGTLSFYSVSGDTMSLIYRVQITFTQPLYPGFRVPIGSSVKLC, from the exons ATGGCAGAAGCCAGATTCTCTCAGGGTGAGTTCCTGTGTCCGGTGTGTCTGGATCTGCTGAAGGATCCCGTGGCCATTCCCTGTGGACACAGTTACTGTAAGAGCTGTATTACGGTCTGCTGGGATCAGGAGGATCAGAAGAGAGGCTACAGGTGCCCTCAGTGCAGACAGAGCTTCAGTCCTAGACCTGCTTTAGCTAGAAACACCATTCTGGCTGAAGTGGTGGAGAAGCTTAAGAAGACCACACTTGCTGAAGACCGTTATGCTGGAGACGGAGATGTGCGGTGTGACGTCTGTACTGGCAGAAGAACACACAAAGCCGTCAAGTCCTGTCTGGTGTGTGTGAACTCTTACTGTCAGGAGCACCTTCAACAACACGAGAGTTTCTTTAAAGGAAAGAGACACGAGCTGACGGATGCCACTGGGCGACTGCCGGAGAAACAG AAGCAGCTGAAGGAGACGCGGAGGCTGTTCCAGCAGAGAATCcagcagagagagaaagatctTCAGCGTTTGAGAGAGGCTGTGGAGTCTTATAAG CGCTCTGCACAGACGGCAGTAGAGGAAAGCGAGAAGATCTTCACTCAACTGATCCGCTCCATTGAGAGAAGCTGCTCTGAGGTCACCCAGCGGATCAGAGATCAGGAACAGTCTGCGCTGAGTCGAGCTGAAGGAGGACTGGAGCAACTGGAGCAGGAGATTGATGATCTGAGGAGCAGAGACGCTGAGCTGGAGGAGCTTGAAGACACACAGGATCACACCCATTTCCTGCAG AGTTTCCAGTCTCTCTCAGCACCTCCTGAATCTACTGAATCTACAGAAGTACCCAACATCTCCTtcagttctctcttctctttTGATGGCCTGAGAGAATACGTCTGTCAGCTGGGAGAGAAACTGGAGGATTTCTGCAAAGAGGAGTTCAAAAAGATCTCTGACAGAG TCACATTCACCAACACTGTTCCCAAGACCAGGAACGACTTCCTACAAT ATTCCCATCAGCTCACTCTGGATCCAAACACAACGAATAAACGCCTCCATCTGTCTGAGAAGAACAAAGTGATTACTCATGCTTACATAGATCAGCCGTATCCTGATCATCCAGACAGATTTCTTGTTTGGGAGCAGATGTTgtgtagagagagtgtgtgtggacgCTCTTACTGGGAGGTTGAGTGGAGTGGGAATGGTGTGTTTATATCAGTGTCATATAAGAGCATCTGCAGGAAGGGGTGGGGTAATGAGTGCTTGTTTGGGTGCAATGATCAGTCCTGGTGTTTAGATTGCTCTCCTGACAGTTACTCATTCAGACACAATAGCATAGAGACTGATCTCCCTGTAAAGCCCATCAGCAGTAAAGATAATAGAGTAGGAGTGTATGTGGATCCCGGAGCAGGAACTCTGTCCTTCTACAGCGTCTCTGGAGACACAATGAGCCTCATCTACAGAGTCCAGATCACATTCACTCAGCCGCTCTATCCTGGGTTTAGGGTTCCTATTGGATCATCAGTGAAACTGTGCTGA